In Tachysurus fulvidraco isolate hzauxx_2018 chromosome 1, HZAU_PFXX_2.0, whole genome shotgun sequence, a single window of DNA contains:
- the LOC113644047 gene encoding phospholipid scramblase 1, with amino-acid sequence MYAQGGLPGPPGIAPVIPAYSVDPHANSFSNGQVPLPPGFVTPHVPAMRSFPPGYVPPQIPSIMPVLQGPPGCPPGLEYLTQVDQILVHQKVELIEALMGFETNNQYVVKNSLGQQLWLAIEENDFCTRMVCGPVRSFVMRLQDNVGKEVLTLTRPLKCSSCWFPCCLQEMEVQAPPGTAIGYVTQDWHPYLPKFTIRDERMSGVLRIVGPFCDCNCCSDVIFKVTSLDEASVIGRISKQWAGLDTEMFTDADHFGVQFPMDLDVKIKAVVLAACFLIDFMFFEHSPKQE; translated from the exons ATGTACGCACAAG GAGGACTTCCTGGGCCCCCAGGCATCGCCCCTGTGATCCCTG CTTATAGCGTCGATCCTCACGCCAACTCTTTCTCAAATGGACAGGTTCCCTTGCCCCCAG GTTTTGTGACCCCTCATGTACCTGCCATGAGGTCTTTTCCACCAg GGTATGTGCCACCTCAGATACCCTCGATAATGCCTGTCCTTCAAGGACCACCAGGATGCCCGCCTGGTCTGGAGTACTTAACCcag GTTGACCAGATCCTTGTCCATCAGAAGGTGGAACTAATCGAAG CTCTTATGGGTTTTGAAACCAACAACCAGTATGTTGTGAAAAACAGCCTTGGACAGCAGCTATGGCTCGCCATCGAAGAGAACGACTTTTGTACACGGATGGTATGCGGTCCTGTGCGCTCTTTCGTCATGCGACTCCAGGACAATGTGGGAAAGGAAGTGCTCACCCTCACACGGCCTTTAAAATGCAGCAGCTGCTGGTTTCCATGCTGCCTCCAGGAG ATGGAGGTCCAGGCTCCTCCTGGCACTGCTATCGGATATGTGACGCAGGACTGGCACCCGTACCTCCCTAAGTTCACCATCAGGGACGAGAGGATGAGCGGTGTGCTGCGGATCGTCGGACCTTTCTGTGACTGTAACTGCTGCTCGGACGTCATTTTCAAG GTCACATCCCTGGACGAGGCTTCGGTAATCGGTAGGATAAGCAAACAGTGGGCAGGCTTGGACACCGAAATGTTTACGGATGCAGATCATTTCGGTGTCCAGTTTCCCATGGATCTGGATGTGAAAATAAAGGCTGTCGTATTGGCTGCTTGTTTCCTCATT GATTTCATGTTTTTTGAGCATTCACCAAAACAAGAATGA
- the LOC113644093 gene encoding phospholipid scramblase 1-like isoform X1, which translates to MSSEPAPGSFWWKRERNLLYIMDPAVKNTGHFVADCQPGKNFSNPSYGQMPVPPGNLPPQSPPMMPAPQRPAGCPPGLEYLTQIDQLLVHQKVELAEAILGWETNNKYLVKNSLGQQVFYVAEENDCCNRNCCGPLRSFVLHIQDNVGQEVITLTRPLRCGSCLCPCCLQELEIQSPPGTPIGYVVQTWHPYLPKYTIQNENKQDILKIVGPCCTFKCCSDVNFEVLSTDETSSVGRISKQWTGYIQEAFTDADNFGIQFPLDLDVKVKAVLLGACFLIDFMFFERKQNRH; encoded by the exons atgagctctgaaccagcacccggttctttttggtggaaaagag AAAGAAATCTGCTTTATATCATGGATCCAGCTG TCAAAAACACAGGACATTTCGTAGCCGACTGCCAACCAGGAAAAAACTTCTCTAATCCCAGTTATGGACAAATGCCTGTCCCGCCAG GCAACTTGCCTCCTCAGTCTCCGCCGATGATGCCTGCTCCTCAGAGACCTGCCGGGTGTCCACCCGGGCTGGAGTACTTAACACAG ATTGACCAGCTTCTCGTTCACCAGAAAGTGGAGCTGGCTGAAG CTATTTTAGGATGGGAAACTAACAACAAGTACCTGGTGAAGAACTCGCTCGGGCAGCAGGTCTTTTATGTGGCTGAGGAGAACGACTGCTGTAACCGGAACTGCTGTGGACCGCTTCGATCCTTCGTCCTTCACATCCAGGACAACGTGGGTCAGGAGGTGATCACGCTCACGAGACCACTACGCTGTGGCAGCTGTTTGTGCCCCTGCTGTCTGCAAGAG ctTGAGATTCAGTCTCCTCCAGGCACACCCATCGGGTACGTGGTTCAGACCTGGCACCCTTACTTACCCAAGTACACCATTCAGAATGAAAACAAGCAGGACATCCTGAAGATCGTAGGACCTTGCTGCACCTTCAAATGTTGTTCCGATGTAAATTTTGag GTTTTGTCCACGGACGAAACGTCGTCCGTGGGCCGCATCAGTAAGCAGTGGACCGGCTACATACAAGAGGCTTTCACGGACGCCGACAATTTCGGGATCCAGTTCCCTCTGGACCTGGACGTGAAGGTCAAGGCTGTGCTTCTCGGAGCCTGTTTTCTTATT GACTTCATGTTCTTTGAGAGGAAACAGAACAGACATTAA
- the LOC113644093 gene encoding phospholipid scramblase 1-like isoform X2: MDPAVKNTGHFVADCQPGKNFSNPSYGQMPVPPGNLPPQSPPMMPAPQRPAGCPPGLEYLTQIDQLLVHQKVELAEAILGWETNNKYLVKNSLGQQVFYVAEENDCCNRNCCGPLRSFVLHIQDNVGQEVITLTRPLRCGSCLCPCCLQELEIQSPPGTPIGYVVQTWHPYLPKYTIQNENKQDILKIVGPCCTFKCCSDVNFEVLSTDETSSVGRISKQWTGYIQEAFTDADNFGIQFPLDLDVKVKAVLLGACFLIDFMFFERKQNRH, from the exons ATGGATCCAGCTG TCAAAAACACAGGACATTTCGTAGCCGACTGCCAACCAGGAAAAAACTTCTCTAATCCCAGTTATGGACAAATGCCTGTCCCGCCAG GCAACTTGCCTCCTCAGTCTCCGCCGATGATGCCTGCTCCTCAGAGACCTGCCGGGTGTCCACCCGGGCTGGAGTACTTAACACAG ATTGACCAGCTTCTCGTTCACCAGAAAGTGGAGCTGGCTGAAG CTATTTTAGGATGGGAAACTAACAACAAGTACCTGGTGAAGAACTCGCTCGGGCAGCAGGTCTTTTATGTGGCTGAGGAGAACGACTGCTGTAACCGGAACTGCTGTGGACCGCTTCGATCCTTCGTCCTTCACATCCAGGACAACGTGGGTCAGGAGGTGATCACGCTCACGAGACCACTACGCTGTGGCAGCTGTTTGTGCCCCTGCTGTCTGCAAGAG ctTGAGATTCAGTCTCCTCCAGGCACACCCATCGGGTACGTGGTTCAGACCTGGCACCCTTACTTACCCAAGTACACCATTCAGAATGAAAACAAGCAGGACATCCTGAAGATCGTAGGACCTTGCTGCACCTTCAAATGTTGTTCCGATGTAAATTTTGag GTTTTGTCCACGGACGAAACGTCGTCCGTGGGCCGCATCAGTAAGCAGTGGACCGGCTACATACAAGAGGCTTTCACGGACGCCGACAATTTCGGGATCCAGTTCCCTCTGGACCTGGACGTGAAGGTCAAGGCTGTGCTTCTCGGAGCCTGTTTTCTTATT GACTTCATGTTCTTTGAGAGGAAACAGAACAGACATTAA
- the LOC113644094 gene encoding phospholipid scramblase 1-like isoform X1, whose translation MDLANCVAPGVQGSEMKPVGCPPGLEYLTQIDQLLIHQKVELVEAILGWEANNKYLVKNSLGQQVFYVAEENDCCNRNCCGPLRSFVLHIQDNVGQEVITLTRPLRCGSCLCPCCLQELEIQSPPGTPIGYVVQTWHPYLPKYTIQNENKQDILKIVGPCCTCKCCSDVNFEVLSLDETQTVGCISKQWTGALREAFTDADNFGIQFPLDLDVKIKAVLLGACFLIDFMFFEHNN comes from the exons ATGGATCTAGCCA ACTGCGTGGCTCCAGGGGTCCAGGGTTCAGAGATGAAACCAGTCGGATGTCCACCAGGGCTGGAGTATTTAACACAG ATCGACCAGCTTCTCATTCACCAGAAAGTGGAACTGGTTGAAG CTATTTTAGGATGGGAGGCCAACAACAAGTACCTGGTGAAGAACTCGCTCGGGCAGCAGGTCTTTTATGTGGCTGAGGAGAACGACTGCTGTAACCGGAACTGCTGTGGACCGCTTCGATCCTTCGTCCTTCACATCCAGGACAACGTGGGTCAGGAGGTGATCACGCTCACGAGACCACTACGCTGTGGCAGCTGTTTGTGCCCCTGCTGTCTGCAAGAG ctTGAGATTCAGTCTCCTCCAGGCACACCCATCGGGTACGTGGTTCAGACCTGGCACCCTTACTTACCCAAGTACACCATTCAGAATGAAAACAAGCAGGACATCCTGAAGATCGTAGGACCTTGCTGCACCTGCAAATGTTGTTCCGATGTGAACTTTGAG GTTTTGTCGCTGGACGAAACGCAGACCGTGGGCTGCATCAGTAAGCAATGGACAGGTGCCTTGCGAGAGGCTTTCACGGACGCCGACAATTTCGGGATCCAGTTCCCTCTGGACCTGGACGTGAAGATCAAGGCTGTGCTTCTCGGAGCCTGTTTTCTCATC gACTTCATGTTCTTTGAgcataacaattaa
- the LOC113644094 gene encoding phospholipid scramblase 1-like isoform X2 → MSTRAGVFNTAILGWEANNKYLVKNSLGQQVFYVAEENDCCNRNCCGPLRSFVLHIQDNVGQEVITLTRPLRCGSCLCPCCLQELEIQSPPGTPIGYVVQTWHPYLPKYTIQNENKQDILKIVGPCCTCKCCSDVNFEVLSLDETQTVGCISKQWTGALREAFTDADNFGIQFPLDLDVKIKAVLLGACFLIDFMFFEHNN, encoded by the exons ATGTCCACCAGGGCTGGAGTATTTAACACAG CTATTTTAGGATGGGAGGCCAACAACAAGTACCTGGTGAAGAACTCGCTCGGGCAGCAGGTCTTTTATGTGGCTGAGGAGAACGACTGCTGTAACCGGAACTGCTGTGGACCGCTTCGATCCTTCGTCCTTCACATCCAGGACAACGTGGGTCAGGAGGTGATCACGCTCACGAGACCACTACGCTGTGGCAGCTGTTTGTGCCCCTGCTGTCTGCAAGAG ctTGAGATTCAGTCTCCTCCAGGCACACCCATCGGGTACGTGGTTCAGACCTGGCACCCTTACTTACCCAAGTACACCATTCAGAATGAAAACAAGCAGGACATCCTGAAGATCGTAGGACCTTGCTGCACCTGCAAATGTTGTTCCGATGTGAACTTTGAG GTTTTGTCGCTGGACGAAACGCAGACCGTGGGCTGCATCAGTAAGCAATGGACAGGTGCCTTGCGAGAGGCTTTCACGGACGCCGACAATTTCGGGATCCAGTTCCCTCTGGACCTGGACGTGAAGATCAAGGCTGTGCTTCTCGGAGCCTGTTTTCTCATC gACTTCATGTTCTTTGAgcataacaattaa